A single genomic interval of Microbacterium sp. BLY harbors:
- the aztD gene encoding zinc metallochaperone AztD — protein MKTLPLRRALVGAVALGAAVTLVSCSTTAGGGPAPSDAPAGEAGPRVAVSYDGGILVLDGDTLDTVGDFDSEPFTRLNPAGDGRHVLVTMSEGFQVLDTGAGSTEPAELTDTVFEADTPGHVVRHGGKTILYADGTSDTTIFDTAELADGDLPDVETIAGDEAHHGVSVLLEDGTFLTTVGNADGRSGIVVRDADGAEIASSDQCPGVHGEGTAADEVVVFGCEDGALVYKDGEITKLAAPDQPYGRMGNAYVSETSPIVVGDYKNDPDAEGYLLDAVTLIDTAALTSTVVPLPDGAEYTFRDVVRGPDDLAYILGTDGAIHVLDPASGEITDTWPVIAAWEGPADWQDPHPAIVVAGDVAYVTEPSAKSLHAVDLTTGEVRASAELDVTPNEIAPARG, from the coding sequence ATGAAGACACTCCCCCTGCGCCGGGCGCTGGTCGGGGCCGTCGCCCTGGGCGCGGCCGTGACCCTCGTCTCCTGCTCGACCACCGCGGGAGGCGGACCGGCCCCGAGCGACGCCCCGGCCGGCGAGGCCGGTCCCCGCGTCGCCGTCTCGTACGACGGCGGCATCCTCGTGCTCGACGGTGACACCCTCGACACGGTCGGCGATTTCGACTCCGAACCGTTCACGCGACTCAACCCGGCCGGCGACGGACGCCATGTGCTGGTGACGATGAGCGAGGGATTCCAGGTGCTCGACACCGGAGCGGGCTCCACCGAACCCGCCGAGCTGACCGACACGGTGTTCGAAGCGGACACCCCCGGCCACGTCGTCCGGCACGGCGGCAAGACCATCCTGTACGCCGACGGCACGAGCGACACCACCATCTTCGACACCGCCGAACTGGCCGACGGCGACCTGCCGGACGTCGAGACCATCGCGGGCGACGAGGCGCATCACGGCGTCTCGGTGCTCCTCGAGGACGGGACCTTCCTCACGACGGTCGGGAATGCGGACGGCCGCAGCGGCATCGTGGTGCGGGACGCCGACGGAGCCGAGATCGCCTCGTCCGACCAGTGCCCCGGCGTGCACGGCGAGGGCACCGCCGCGGACGAGGTCGTCGTGTTCGGCTGCGAGGACGGCGCCCTCGTCTACAAGGACGGCGAGATCACCAAGCTCGCCGCCCCCGACCAGCCCTACGGCCGCATGGGGAACGCCTACGTGAGCGAGACGAGCCCCATCGTCGTGGGCGACTACAAGAACGACCCCGACGCCGAGGGCTACCTGCTCGATGCCGTCACCCTCATCGACACCGCGGCGCTGACCTCCACGGTCGTGCCGCTCCCGGACGGTGCGGAGTACACGTTCCGCGACGTCGTGCGAGGCCCGGACGACCTGGCCTACATCCTCGGCACCGACGGTGCGATCCACGTGCTCGATCCCGCCTCCGGCGAGATCACCGACACGTGGCCGGTCATCGCGGCGTGGGAGGGTCCCGCCGACTGGCAGGACCCGCACCCCGCGATCGTCGTGGCGGGTGACGTCGCGTACGTGACCGAGCCGTCAGCGAAGAGCCTGCACGCCGTCGATCTCACCACCGGCGAGGTGCGTGCGAGCGCGGAGCTGGACGTCACCCCGAATGAGATCGCGCCCGCCCGGGGCTGA
- the aztB gene encoding zinc ABC transporter permease AztB, translating into MTSSLLALSPFGLAFFQRGLIGGALVAVLCAVVGTWVVVRGMAFLGEALAHGMLPGVALATVLGAPALIGGALSAVAMSIGIGALQRRARLSYDTSIGLLFVSMLALGVIIISHSGSFATDATAILFGDILAIGRGDLVLLTGATAIGVTVAALWHRPFVALALDARIATVLGLRPRRAQAVLVGLVTLAVVASYQAVGSLLVVGLLLAPAVAAGHWTTRLPTRMLLASVFGVTAVLLGLLTSWYAATAAGASVAAAAIALAALSWAARTIMTALGAGRSALDHRPVVPSS; encoded by the coding sequence GTGACCTCCTCGCTCCTGGCCCTCTCGCCGTTCGGCCTCGCGTTCTTCCAGCGCGGGCTGATCGGCGGCGCCCTCGTCGCCGTCCTCTGCGCGGTCGTGGGCACCTGGGTCGTGGTGCGCGGGATGGCCTTCCTCGGAGAGGCCCTGGCACACGGGATGCTGCCGGGCGTCGCGCTGGCCACCGTCCTGGGAGCGCCCGCGCTGATCGGCGGCGCCCTCAGCGCCGTGGCCATGAGCATCGGCATCGGCGCCCTGCAGCGCCGCGCCCGCCTCTCCTACGACACCAGCATCGGGCTGCTCTTCGTCTCGATGCTGGCGCTCGGGGTCATCATCATCTCCCACTCCGGCAGCTTCGCGACGGACGCGACCGCCATCCTGTTCGGCGACATCCTCGCGATCGGTCGCGGGGACCTCGTCCTGCTCACCGGGGCCACCGCGATCGGGGTGACGGTCGCGGCCCTCTGGCATCGCCCCTTCGTCGCGCTCGCCCTCGACGCCCGGATCGCGACGGTCCTCGGCCTCCGCCCCCGACGCGCTCAGGCCGTCCTCGTCGGATTGGTCACCCTCGCCGTCGTCGCGTCCTATCAGGCCGTCGGATCGCTGCTCGTCGTCGGCCTGCTCCTCGCCCCCGCCGTCGCCGCCGGGCACTGGACGACACGGCTGCCCACCCGCATGCTCCTGGCGAGCGTGTTCGGCGTCACCGCCGTCCTCCTCGGCCTCCTGACCTCCTGGTACGCGGCGACCGCGGCCGGCGCGTCCGTGGCCGCCGCCGCGATCGCCCTCGCCGCTCTGTCCTGGGCCGCCCGCACGATCATGACCGCGCTCGGCGCGGGCCGCTCCGCCCTCGACCACCGTCCCGTCGTCCCCTCGTCCTGA
- a CDS encoding GntR family transcriptional regulator: MSALSSLPAVPAASRRERVAEILREAITTGDLEPGQKLTELELAAQLGTSRAPVREALRQLEQEGLVVSYPYRGTEVLGVSQEEIENVLVPIRIALERFAFEKAMAVVTDEDVAALTAIIDSMDEAASAGDLARLADDDIRFHEAIVLLSGQQHCLQIWRTIQPRVRAYFRRDANYYGDSHAVADQHRELIGALQSGDRDHGLDTITEHIRTHFSAGTAAEADR; this comes from the coding sequence ATGAGCGCTCTCTCCTCCCTCCCCGCGGTCCCTGCGGCGTCGCGCCGCGAGCGCGTCGCCGAGATCCTCCGCGAGGCCATCACCACCGGCGACCTGGAGCCCGGTCAGAAGCTGACCGAGCTCGAACTGGCCGCCCAGCTGGGGACCAGCCGGGCACCGGTGCGCGAAGCCCTGCGCCAGCTCGAGCAGGAAGGCCTCGTCGTCTCCTACCCGTACCGCGGCACCGAGGTGCTCGGCGTCTCCCAGGAGGAGATCGAGAACGTACTCGTGCCCATCCGCATCGCGCTCGAGCGCTTCGCGTTCGAGAAGGCCATGGCCGTCGTCACCGATGAGGACGTCGCCGCCCTGACCGCGATCATCGACAGCATGGACGAGGCGGCGTCGGCGGGCGACCTCGCCCGGCTCGCGGACGACGACATCCGCTTCCATGAGGCCATCGTGCTCCTGTCGGGGCAGCAGCACTGCCTGCAGATCTGGCGCACCATCCAGCCGCGGGTCCGCGCCTACTTCCGTCGCGACGCGAACTACTACGGCGACTCGCATGCCGTCGCGGACCAGCATCGCGAGCTGATCGGCGCGCTGCAGAGCGGCGACCGCGATCACGGCCTCGACACCATCACGGAGCACATCCGCACCCACTTCTCCGCGGGCACCGCTGCGGAGGCCGACCGGTGA
- a CDS encoding cyclodeaminase/cyclohydrolase family protein translates to MTDSAEVPTSRPMDAWLDALSQPTGSPGGGAASGVMLGLAAALMGMVAGYTPDEPAVVAGTGRLDAVRAELLEAVEADGIVSARFGAALGLASDDPAREQRVREAAVEAARSVAQLGRIGISLVAGARALAADGNPHLAVDLAVATEALEAGLAGASLNLRANLRLARVHGASAAMRAGLEEEVGRLAEARTQVARITAELSARLD, encoded by the coding sequence ATGACGGATTCCGCAGAGGTGCCGACGTCCCGCCCGATGGATGCGTGGCTCGACGCCCTCAGCCAGCCCACCGGTTCGCCGGGAGGGGGCGCGGCCTCCGGGGTGATGCTGGGCCTCGCCGCCGCGCTGATGGGCATGGTCGCCGGGTACACCCCGGACGAGCCCGCGGTGGTCGCGGGCACAGGCCGGCTCGACGCGGTGCGCGCCGAGCTCCTGGAGGCGGTCGAAGCGGACGGGATCGTGTCGGCGCGTTTCGGTGCGGCGCTCGGGCTGGCGTCGGACGATCCCGCGCGGGAGCAGCGGGTGCGGGAGGCGGCCGTCGAGGCGGCGCGGTCGGTGGCGCAGCTGGGGCGCATCGGCATCAGCCTCGTCGCGGGGGCCCGCGCGCTCGCCGCCGACGGCAACCCGCACCTCGCCGTGGATCTCGCGGTCGCGACGGAGGCTCTGGAGGCGGGGCTGGCGGGGGCGTCGCTGAACCTCCGGGCCAACCTGCGGCTCGCCCGCGTGCACGGCGCATCGGCCGCGATGCGGGCGGGGCTGGAAGAGGAGGTCGGGCGGCTGGCCGAGGCGCGCACCCAGGTCGCCCGCATCACGGCGGAGCTGTCGGCGCGCCTGGACTGA
- the aztC gene encoding zinc ABC transporter substrate-binding protein AztC has product MRRLRTLVAVVLTGLTAALLTACHASADPRPVVVVSTNILGDVVGELVGDQAAVVTLMKPNADPHSFEISAQEAATLRDADLLVSNGLGLEEGLRQHLDAAVDAGVASFVAGDVIDVRDYREGDAAGMPDSHFWTDPARMIDVVDALEPALAALEGIDTDALAADAAAYRDELEALDAEMAAAFATIPAERRSLVTNHHVFGYLADRFDFTVVGTVIPGGTTLAAPSASDLADLVGAVQETGVPAVFAESSAPDRLVQALAEEADVHVEVIELFTESLTADDGEAPDYLTMMRVNTARITSGLTR; this is encoded by the coding sequence ATGCGCCGCCTTCGCACGCTCGTCGCCGTCGTCCTCACCGGACTCACCGCGGCACTGCTGACCGCTTGTCACGCCTCCGCCGACCCGCGCCCCGTAGTCGTCGTCTCCACGAACATCCTCGGCGACGTGGTCGGCGAGCTGGTCGGCGACCAGGCCGCCGTCGTCACGCTCATGAAGCCGAACGCCGACCCGCACTCGTTCGAGATCTCCGCCCAGGAGGCGGCGACGCTGCGCGATGCCGACCTGCTGGTCTCGAACGGGCTCGGGCTCGAGGAAGGCCTGCGCCAGCACCTCGACGCCGCCGTGGACGCCGGCGTCGCATCCTTCGTGGCCGGCGACGTCATCGACGTGCGGGACTACCGGGAGGGCGATGCCGCCGGAATGCCGGACTCCCACTTCTGGACCGATCCGGCCCGCATGATCGACGTCGTCGACGCCCTGGAGCCCGCACTGGCCGCGCTGGAGGGGATCGACACCGACGCCCTCGCGGCGGATGCGGCCGCCTACCGGGACGAGCTGGAGGCGCTGGACGCGGAGATGGCCGCGGCGTTCGCCACGATCCCGGCCGAACGCCGGTCCCTCGTGACCAACCACCACGTGTTCGGCTACCTCGCCGACCGCTTCGACTTCACGGTGGTGGGCACGGTGATCCCCGGTGGCACGACGCTGGCCGCCCCCTCCGCGTCGGACCTCGCCGACCTCGTCGGTGCCGTGCAGGAGACCGGCGTCCCCGCCGTCTTCGCCGAATCCTCCGCGCCCGACCGTCTGGTGCAGGCGCTCGCCGAGGAGGCCGACGTCCACGTCGAGGTGATCGAGCTGTTCACCGAGTCCCTCACGGCGGACGACGGCGAGGCCCCCGACTACCTGACCATGATGCGCGTCAACACCGCGCGCATCACCTCCGGTCTCACCCGCTGA
- a CDS encoding ABC transporter produces MHVRPLPLAAVVAATLALTACAGPAPSSPSPASSTGHGAIAGAEEVAEPPLGLTTIDADGTVTHLDLLDESVTRIGAVRPPAGMTTDGRYLFADTGDGVDIVDSGVWTWDHVDHFHYYRAEPGVRGTVPGDGPATVATTNSSTTGGTGVSFAGSGDAVLLDTAALSKGEVRELFRIERSPHAGLVVPIGSFALVTTGESGAAEAVVGYTAEGRPTGLREVCREPAGTITTRVGAVIGCADGALLARVEDGALLVERIPFPEGAPEGAVAAFDNREGRPTVAGLAGPTDIRVLDTRDRSWTLLTAPAPLVQVTAVDDEDDTLLALAQDGRVLVLDAVDGTIRAATPPLVAESLAADETPTLIADQHRAYLSGPSEHRLFEIDYADDARIARTFDTASAPVLVAETGR; encoded by the coding sequence GTGCACGTCCGTCCCCTGCCCCTCGCCGCCGTCGTCGCCGCCACGCTCGCACTCACCGCCTGCGCCGGCCCCGCCCCGTCGTCGCCGTCCCCCGCCTCCTCTACCGGTCACGGCGCGATCGCCGGCGCCGAGGAGGTCGCGGAGCCGCCGCTCGGCCTGACCACCATCGACGCGGACGGCACCGTCACCCACCTCGACCTCCTGGACGAGAGCGTGACCCGCATCGGGGCGGTCCGCCCTCCCGCGGGGATGACCACGGACGGCCGGTACCTCTTCGCCGACACCGGCGACGGCGTGGACATCGTCGACAGCGGCGTGTGGACCTGGGACCACGTCGACCACTTCCACTACTACCGCGCCGAACCGGGGGTGCGGGGAACCGTTCCGGGCGACGGTCCTGCGACGGTCGCCACGACGAACAGCTCCACCACCGGCGGCACCGGCGTCTCCTTCGCGGGGTCGGGCGACGCCGTGCTCCTCGACACCGCGGCACTGTCGAAGGGAGAGGTGCGCGAGCTGTTCCGCATCGAGCGCTCCCCCCACGCCGGGCTGGTGGTGCCGATCGGATCCTTCGCCCTGGTGACCACCGGGGAGAGCGGCGCGGCCGAGGCGGTCGTCGGCTACACGGCGGAGGGCCGACCCACCGGACTCCGCGAGGTCTGCCGCGAGCCCGCCGGAACCATCACGACGAGGGTCGGGGCGGTGATCGGCTGCGCCGACGGGGCCCTGCTGGCCCGGGTCGAGGACGGGGCGCTGCTCGTGGAGCGCATCCCGTTCCCGGAGGGAGCACCGGAGGGTGCCGTGGCCGCGTTCGACAACCGCGAAGGGCGCCCCACTGTGGCGGGTCTGGCGGGACCGACCGACATCCGCGTCCTCGACACCCGCGACCGGAGCTGGACCCTCCTCACGGCGCCCGCCCCTCTCGTGCAGGTGACGGCGGTCGACGACGAGGACGACACGCTCCTCGCCCTCGCGCAGGACGGCCGCGTGCTCGTGCTCGACGCCGTCGACGGCACGATCCGCGCGGCGACCCCTCCGCTGGTCGCGGAGTCGCTCGCCGCCGACGAGACCCCGACCCTCATCGCCGACCAGCACCGCGCCTACCTCAGCGGACCGTCGGAACACCGGCTGTTCGAGATCGACTACGCCGACGACGCCCGCATCGCGCGGACCTTCGACACCGCCAGCGCGCCGGTTCTCGTCGCCGAGACGGGACGCTGA
- a CDS encoding sugar porter family MFS transporter produces MSSESSSAVAGTAPEPRRRRSAATTPPPGESGRLTPAVTGFAVAAAVGGFLFGFDTAVINGAVTAIENNLGLDAVGLGVVVAVTLLGAAVGALGAGWIADRIGRPRTMLTAGVVFFVAAIGCGLAQGVVDLAVWRLVTGIAVGFATVLGPLYISEIAPAHVRGRLASMQQMAIVLGIFVALLSDSGIAWVLGGADAELFLGLPAWRWMFIAGVVPALIYLVLALVVPESPRFLVARGRVEAARRVLIRLQRVAPAEARLLTDRIEESLQHKDAGRFRDLLDRRRGLLPVVWVGIGVAALQALVGIDVIFYYSTSLWESVGFEESAAFGLSVLSSFINVAATVVAIVLIDRVGRRRLLLTGSVGMFVSLVIVSIGFSTARLVDGAPQLDGVWGPVTLIGANLFVVAFAVSWGPVVWVLLGEMFPNRIRGVALSVCAAANWLAGVALNFSFPSLRDVSLPGSYALYAVMAALSFLLVYFGVRETNGRSLEEMEASAGRGGTEGPSR; encoded by the coding sequence ATGTCCTCTGAATCCTCATCCGCCGTCGCCGGCACCGCGCCGGAACCCCGCCGTCGCCGGAGCGCCGCCACGACGCCCCCGCCGGGGGAGAGCGGACGCCTCACCCCGGCCGTGACCGGGTTCGCCGTCGCGGCCGCGGTCGGCGGCTTCCTCTTCGGCTTCGACACGGCCGTCATCAACGGCGCGGTCACCGCCATCGAGAACAACCTCGGACTGGACGCCGTCGGTCTGGGCGTCGTGGTCGCCGTCACGCTCCTCGGGGCAGCCGTGGGGGCCCTCGGCGCCGGGTGGATCGCGGATCGCATCGGTCGGCCCCGCACCATGCTCACCGCCGGCGTCGTCTTCTTCGTCGCCGCGATCGGGTGCGGTCTCGCGCAGGGGGTGGTCGACCTCGCCGTGTGGCGGCTGGTCACCGGCATCGCGGTCGGGTTCGCGACCGTGCTCGGCCCCCTCTACATCTCGGAGATCGCGCCGGCCCACGTCCGCGGACGCCTCGCCTCGATGCAGCAGATGGCGATCGTGCTGGGGATCTTCGTCGCCCTGCTCTCGGACAGCGGGATCGCGTGGGTGCTCGGCGGCGCGGATGCGGAGCTGTTCCTCGGGCTGCCGGCCTGGCGCTGGATGTTCATCGCGGGGGTGGTGCCGGCGCTGATCTACCTGGTGCTCGCGCTCGTCGTCCCGGAGTCCCCGCGATTCCTCGTGGCTCGTGGCCGGGTGGAGGCGGCGCGTCGGGTGCTGATCCGGCTGCAGCGCGTCGCGCCGGCCGAGGCGCGACTGCTCACGGACCGCATCGAGGAGTCGCTGCAGCACAAGGACGCGGGGCGCTTCCGCGACCTCCTGGACCGGCGTCGGGGGCTCCTCCCCGTGGTGTGGGTGGGCATCGGGGTGGCCGCGCTGCAGGCGCTCGTCGGCATCGACGTCATCTTCTACTACTCCACCTCGCTGTGGGAGTCGGTCGGCTTCGAGGAGTCCGCCGCGTTCGGACTGTCGGTGCTGAGCTCCTTCATCAACGTGGCGGCCACCGTCGTCGCGATCGTCCTCATCGACCGGGTGGGGCGCCGCCGGCTGCTGCTGACCGGCTCGGTGGGCATGTTCGTCAGCCTCGTGATCGTGAGCATCGGCTTCTCCACGGCGCGCCTCGTGGACGGGGCGCCCCAGCTCGACGGCGTGTGGGGCCCGGTGACGCTGATCGGCGCGAACCTCTTCGTGGTCGCGTTCGCGGTGTCCTGGGGGCCGGTGGTCTGGGTGCTGCTGGGGGAGATGTTCCCCAACCGGATCCGCGGCGTCGCCCTGTCCGTGTGCGCCGCGGCGAACTGGCTCGCGGGCGTGGCGCTCAACTTCTCGTTCCCCAGCCTGCGGGATGTGTCGCTGCCCGGCAGCTACGCCCTGTACGCGGTGATGGCGGCGCTGTCGTTCCTGCTCGTGTACTTCGGGGTCCGGGAGACCAACGGCCGCTCGCTCGAGGAGATGGAGGCGAGCGCGGGGCGCGGCGGGACGGAGGGCCCGTCACGATGA
- a CDS encoding VanZ family protein, whose product MPLVTPAADPFGAVPVLPVVIPLGVVLFAVLVGWLHARRLLTVPRMLVAAAVAVYAAGIVGNTVFPIFLNAPDSGEPWTPAVALVPFADYEVEDALMNVLVFVPLGMLVPLMRMRPSWSRVLPVIVGTSLGIELAQLAAQRFFGGGHIADVSDLLCNVAGGALGYGLFLLLGRVPALSRTIDRFRWVGSEAAAPVEAAPRTRPERTVRGAAARLSPGRARSHSG is encoded by the coding sequence GTGCCCCTCGTGACCCCTGCGGCCGACCCGTTCGGTGCGGTCCCCGTCCTCCCCGTCGTGATCCCGCTTGGCGTCGTGCTGTTCGCCGTCCTCGTCGGATGGCTGCATGCACGCCGGCTGCTGACCGTTCCGCGGATGCTGGTGGCGGCGGCGGTGGCGGTCTACGCCGCCGGGATCGTGGGGAACACGGTCTTCCCCATCTTCCTCAATGCACCGGACAGCGGGGAGCCCTGGACGCCGGCGGTGGCTCTCGTGCCGTTCGCCGACTACGAGGTCGAGGACGCGCTGATGAACGTGCTCGTCTTCGTCCCGCTGGGGATGCTCGTCCCGCTCATGCGCATGCGGCCCTCGTGGAGCCGGGTGCTGCCCGTGATCGTCGGTACGAGCCTCGGCATCGAACTCGCGCAGCTCGCAGCGCAGCGCTTCTTCGGCGGCGGCCACATCGCCGACGTCAGCGATCTGCTCTGCAACGTCGCAGGCGGCGCGCTCGGCTACGGCCTGTTCCTCCTCCTCGGGCGCGTGCCGGCCCTTTCGCGGACGATCGACCGCTTCCGCTGGGTCGGGTCAGAGGCCGCGGCCCCGGTCGAAGCCGCACCGCGGACCCGTCCGGAGAGGACGGTCCGCGGCGCGGCCGCGAGACTCAGCCCCGGGCGGGCGCGATCTCATTCGGGGTGA
- a CDS encoding SDR family NAD(P)-dependent oxidoreductase, with amino-acid sequence MSTVVVTGAAAGIGRGIVLRAAARGQHIALLDIDERALADTAAAALAAGAPSALPLRCDVSVESEVDAAFATVAERLPAITGVVANAGIEVSEPLASASVESWDRVMAVNLRGTFLTARAALHRWRAEGTGGSLVCVSSPSAFVGFAGGANTAYGASKGGISAFVRAAALDAAPDGVRVNAVVPGATDTDILYFGLEGEALAARRTELGEAAREQIPLGRMARPEEIADAVLWLLGPESAYVTGSHLVCDGGLLAKSANTF; translated from the coding sequence GTGAGCACGGTCGTCGTCACCGGTGCCGCCGCCGGGATCGGCCGCGGCATCGTGCTCCGCGCCGCCGCGCGGGGCCAGCACATCGCCCTCCTCGACATCGACGAGCGCGCGCTGGCCGACACCGCTGCGGCGGCGCTCGCCGCGGGGGCGCCCTCCGCCCTCCCGCTCCGCTGCGACGTGAGCGTCGAGAGCGAGGTCGACGCGGCCTTCGCGACCGTCGCCGAGCGCCTGCCGGCGATCACCGGGGTCGTCGCGAACGCGGGTATCGAGGTGAGCGAGCCGCTCGCGTCGGCGAGCGTCGAGTCGTGGGACCGCGTGATGGCAGTCAACCTCCGCGGGACCTTCCTCACGGCACGTGCGGCCCTCCACCGCTGGCGAGCAGAGGGCACGGGCGGTTCCCTCGTGTGCGTCTCGTCGCCGTCCGCCTTCGTGGGCTTCGCCGGGGGAGCGAACACGGCCTACGGGGCATCGAAGGGCGGCATCTCCGCGTTCGTGCGGGCCGCCGCGTTGGACGCCGCCCCGGACGGGGTGCGGGTCAACGCCGTCGTCCCGGGCGCCACCGACACCGACATCCTCTACTTCGGCCTGGAGGGAGAGGCGTTGGCCGCCCGCCGCACCGAGCTGGGGGAGGCGGCACGTGAGCAGATCCCGCTGGGGCGGATGGCGCGTCCGGAGGAGATCGCCGACGCCGTCCTGTGGCTTCTCGGCCCGGAGAGCGCGTACGTCACCGGCAGTCACCTCGTGTGCGACGGCGGCCTCCTCGCGAAGAGCGCGAACACCTTCTAG
- a CDS encoding YihY/virulence factor BrkB family protein: MSKATADRSGSTSAPPAEHDAKPDSPTDLQKRSWKYVLVKSIREFSADQCMDGAAALTYYAVLSIFPALIAVFSLLGVFGQGGAAADAVLGIIDDVAPPETADALRGPIEQISQAPGAGFALIFGILLALWSASGYVGAFSRVMNRIYEIEEGRPFWKLRPMQLLVTLITVVSLTIVAIVLVLSGDVVSALGDAIGAGEGVQLAWSIAKWPLLLFVVVFLVAMLYYATPNAKQPKFRWISMGALVAIVVLAIATLGFVLYVTTFSNYERTYGSMAGVIVFLLWLWIANLALLFGAEFDAELERGRQLQAGIAAERDIQLPARDTRQSDKRAEKERKDIEEGRRIRIENDDDADGRPTDESARGR; encoded by the coding sequence ATGTCGAAAGCCACCGCCGACCGGAGCGGATCGACGTCCGCTCCGCCCGCCGAGCACGACGCGAAGCCGGACAGCCCGACCGACCTGCAGAAGCGGTCGTGGAAGTACGTCCTCGTCAAGAGCATCCGGGAGTTCTCCGCCGACCAGTGCATGGACGGCGCCGCCGCACTCACCTACTACGCGGTGCTGTCGATCTTCCCCGCGCTGATCGCCGTCTTCTCCCTGCTCGGGGTGTTCGGGCAGGGCGGAGCCGCCGCCGATGCCGTGCTCGGGATCATCGACGACGTCGCCCCGCCGGAGACCGCGGACGCGCTGCGCGGGCCCATCGAGCAGATCTCCCAGGCGCCGGGCGCCGGCTTCGCCCTCATCTTCGGCATCCTCCTCGCGCTCTGGTCGGCATCCGGCTACGTCGGTGCGTTCAGCCGCGTGATGAACCGCATCTACGAGATCGAGGAGGGGCGCCCCTTCTGGAAGCTCCGCCCCATGCAGCTGCTCGTCACGCTCATCACCGTCGTCTCCCTCACGATCGTCGCCATCGTCCTCGTGCTCTCCGGTGACGTCGTCTCGGCCCTGGGCGACGCGATCGGCGCGGGTGAGGGTGTGCAGCTCGCGTGGAGCATCGCCAAGTGGCCGCTGCTGCTGTTCGTCGTCGTCTTCCTCGTGGCGATGCTCTACTACGCCACGCCCAACGCCAAGCAGCCCAAGTTCCGGTGGATCAGCATGGGGGCCCTCGTGGCGATCGTGGTACTGGCGATCGCGACACTCGGCTTCGTGCTCTACGTCACGACGTTCTCGAACTACGAGCGCACCTACGGGTCGATGGCGGGCGTCATCGTATTCCTCCTGTGGCTGTGGATCGCGAACCTCGCCCTGCTGTTCGGTGCGGAGTTCGACGCCGAGCTGGAACGCGGACGCCAGCTTCAGGCGGGGATCGCCGCCGAGCGCGACATCCAGCTGCCCGCACGCGACACCCGCCAGAGCGACAAGCGCGCCGAGAAGGAGCGGAAGGACATCGAGGAGGGGCGCCGCATCCGCATCGAGAACGACGACGACGCGGACGGGCGGCCCACGGACGAGTCGGCGCGCGGCCGCTGA